The sequence GTGCCGCTGGGAGTGATCATGCTGCCGCTGGTGATGTTTCCGGTGCTGGTTTTCGTTCCCAAGCGCCGCTGGGACCGGCCGTTCATCCTGCTCCTCCTGCTTCTGACGGCGTGGGTCGTGCTGCTCTATGCACCCCCCATTCTCCCGGATATGGCACAGCGGTTCACGGAGCAGTGGTTCATCACGCGGCCGCGCTACTTCTACCTGCCCATGATCCCCATGGCGGCGATCATCGCTGTGCTCCTCACGACGGTGCGCACGACGCGCAGGCATCCACTCCGGCGCTGGAGCACGCTGGCCGCTCTGGTGATCTTCGGAGGGTTCGTCGTGCTGAGTAACCTGCAGCGCATCCGCTTTCATGAGCAATTCGCCGCCGAACAGACGCAGCAATTCGCCGTCGTGCGCGATGCGCTCGTCGCCGACTTGCGCGGGCTTCTTCGGCAGACCTGGGGCACGCGCGTGCTCACCATCCGCGACAGCGTGCTGGGGCAGGTGACCGGCATGGACTACGCCGCGCACAACGTGCTGCCCTCGCACCTCGCACGCGCCTACCTCACCCCCGCCGAGCGCGCGTCATTCCGCTTTCTGCCCGAAGGGGTTCCGGCGGACTTCGGCATCACCCCGCAGGGCAGACTCTGGCCGCCCGTTGCTCAGCAGTAGCAGTCTTCGCTGCAGAATCGCCTTTCGGCAGCAGAGTGGATCGAAGTGCGCTATCCTGCCCCCCGCATGGCAGCCCCGTACAAGATCCCCACCCCCACCCTCCTGTACGTGCACGAGAATCTGCTCCCGCACGTTCGACACCGGTTTGGCATCGATTCGTACGAGTACCAGCTCGCCACGGATTTCATCGCGCACATCGCCGCCGAGAAAAACGTGCGCATGGGCACGCTGGAGGAGCAATTGGGCTCGCTGTACCTGCAGTTCTTCCCACCACCCGGGGCTTTTGACGTGACGCTCGGCTTCGGGCGTAAAGGCGAGATCATCGCGCGGCTGCTCAACAGGCGCTGGGGGTGTTTCCCCCACATCCACCGACTGGATATCACGCGCTACGAACAGGAGGATGGCAGCCATGTGCTCAAGAGCAAGACGGATGTTTCGATCGAAGAGCAGATCGCAAAGGCAGTGACCTCCAAGTCCATCGCCATCGTCGATGACGTGCTCTTCACGGGGTTCACCGCGTTCTCGATCTTGAACCTGCTCCCGCGCCACGCGTGCGACTGCATCCACCTCTTCTTTACGCGCGGCATGGAGGTGACCCGCAAAAGCCTGGAGGAGAAAGGCCACCGCGCGGCTGTAGGTGTGTGCCTGAAAGGAAAAATCGAGGAGGACGTGAGTACGATCTCCTCCATGAACCTGGTGGCCAAGGGCGCCATTCACACCCCCACGGAAGGGGATATCAGCTACGCCCAGCGGCAGGAGTGGGTGGAGGCGTGGTTCCCTGCACGCACCAAGCGCATCCTCGATCTGGCGCACGCCATCACCACCCTCGTGAAGAGCTTTGAACCGACCTCCGAGACCGAAGAGACCATTGTCTGATCCTTGGGGGGAAGTGTGTTGACGCACGCAAAAAATGTAATAGGATGCTGAAAACTGTTCTTTGGCAATTTTCGCATATCGTCCTCTGCTCTTGCGGCCTTCTACCGAGGGCCCCGTGTTTTCACACGCATGAAGGAGAGCAGTATTAAAGGAGGGTCCCATGGGACACTACCAACCGCCGGTCGTGAAGAGGCAGGTTCCGCACTCTCACGGATCGCAGGCAGGCACGCGCACAAAGGTGCCGTGCCCGCAGTGTGGGATGATGGTCAAGGCGAAGAATCTCGAATCGCATAAGACCAAGCGATGCCCGAAGCGCGACATGGAAGCACGTAAGAAGCTGCACGTGAAGCCCCCGCGCGAGCCCGTCTACGTGGAACGCCAGACGGTCCCGCCCCGACGCACCGAACGCCCGTACTGGATGTAAATATCCAGTCCCCGGTCCAGATCCTCTTTCTGGAGCCCACTGTGTTGATACACAGTGGGCTCCCAATCAACACTCAAGCGCAGATGACGTCATGCCACAGCCGTCGCACTCATTTCTTTCTCTGCTGCAGAAAGATCTGCCGGACATCGAAAACCGGAGAGGGGCGATCCCTGCCTGCCATATTTGTTCGCAGGTCTTTGGCGAACTCGCTGCCGCCACGCACGACGACATCGGTCCCCGGAGAGGTGACGTACACGTCCTCCTCGGCAAGGCACTCAGCGATCGCGCGGCGAATCCGCACATCGATCCCGCCGAGGGCCAGCATCATGCCTCCTTCCGGAAGGGATGTAACGATCTTCTGTGCACATTCCCTGCGACGCGCATCCCCATCGGCCACCGAGCGCGGCAGACCGATGAGGTCGCGCAGACGCGCATGCTCCGAGAGATAAATCAGCGGAAAGGGTCCACCCAGCCGTTCCCGCGGGATCTCGTGCAGAGACCCGATGTGCTGGTGCTCGAGAAAAGGATCATCCGTCGCCGAGAGGAACGTCGTCTGCTGCGCAGTCGCCGACTCGTTGCCGCGCCCGCTCTTCTCCACCGTGAGCGGCAGTTGGCTCAGTGCATCGGCATGGAGCAGCAGTCGTCCACCCTGCTGCCGCACGCCGTTACGCACCGCTTGCACAGGGCTTCGGCGCAGCTGCGCCAGGAGCTCTGCCGTTTGCAGCGTGTCGTTCGTGTGCAGAGTGGGCGAGAGGCCGAAGTTGGGGAACATCTGTGGATGGTAAGCCTTGTTCCCCACGGTCTGCACGTGTGCGCGGTGATTGGGATACCTGCTCGCCGCCGCAGCCTCGCGCAGACTGGAGCTGATCATCAGGCAGGCGAAATCCCCGGGGGCCTTGGCCATCACGGCATGGTAGAGGGAGGGGAGCGTCGAAAATGCCTCCGTGTCTAAGAAGCCGTCATTCCCCTGCAGCTGGCCGTTCGGGGTGCCGTAGACGGTAATCGCGCCTTCGCGCAGGGCCTGTTCTCTGCCGGTGCTGTAGGAGGATGTTTCCATCGTATTCACCGTAGAATCGGCCAATACGCTGTCAATGCCCGCACCCGTTTCAACCAAGCCGAGGTGTGCTAGACTGAAGGGTTTGCCTGTCAAAAACAGACGGTTAATGCACATTGACTCCGGCTCCGGGTGAGACGAGCATGTCCGCCATTCTCTTTCCCCATGGCATCCCTTTCTCCTACAGCCGTCTCGATGTACCGCGAAGTCGCCGCCGAGCAGGTGGGGGATTTTAAAGGCGATCTCGCTATCGTGCTCCGGGAGCAGTGCGCCTCGCCGGAGTTCGCCGGAGGATCGGTGACGGAGTTCCTCTCGAAACTGCCGCACTGCACGAGCGCAGGAAAAGCTGCTCCGACCGTCGATGCTTTCTACGCCGAAAAGATGCTCACCGATACCCGCGCAGCCCTGCTGGAGATTGTGCAAGAAGACCGGCATACGGCCGAGATGTTGGCCGAAGTGCACCGGGATGATGTGGACGTGAGTGAGAGCACCGATCCCGATCAGCCATCGCAACGGGAACTGGATCGTTACATCAAGAAAACCACCGGGGGTGATCAGGACGCCGTGGACCGGGCGATCCGGAGTGAGCGAAACGCCTCGGATGAAGACGTGAACGCCAGCTTTCGGTCGACATTCGCCCATCGTGGAGAAGAGGACTTGGACTTCAGTGCACTCCCGCCCAGCATCTGTTACCAGGAAGCGACGCGCACACTCATCTGCGGCGTTCTGCAGGAGTGTGCGGGAGGGGACTTTACGGTAACCCCCCGTCTGCAACCGCTCATCGAAGGGGGCGTGCTGACCCAGAAGACGGCACAGCAGATCTGCCGGCACATCCGCACCCTGGTAGATAAGCTCAAATTCGACTCGACCGGTAAGGTGGATGCGATGGATTGACCGAACAGCAGTGCGGTGCAGGAAAACGGAGGTAGCGCAGCATGTGCACTACCCCCGTATCCCCTCCAGGAAAACCCCGGAGACTCTCAAACGGACCGCTTCGGCTTCTTGGGCCGATTCGACAGCACACAGCAGGCATCGTACGGCGCATCGTTGATATGCAGCACGTACCAGAGAATCTGGAACTGCGGCAGCCGGATCTTGCGTACTGCCAAAAACAGAAATAGACCGTGCGGCGGTTGCGTAACGGTCAACCATTGGCAGTGCTGCTTCTTCCAGGCTCGGTCGATCATCGCAAGCGTGACGGCTTGGGGAAAGCGGACACGAATCTGCTGTACCCCCCGAGGTTTCCGGATCGTGAGAATCCCCGTAAGGATTCTTCCTATCCGGCGGATGACGAACGTGTGGGGCATGTTGTCCCACTTGAGCACAAGCGGCTTCTTCATTATTCGGTCTCCAGAACGTGTAGGGAGGGGATCTGACCCCTCCGTTTGGTAAACGAAAGAGCCAAGTGACTCCCTACGAGCAGTGCTGTGAAGGACCGCGAAAGTGGCTAAAGCTACGCGCTTTCGGCGGCAATCGAAAGGGGAAACAGGCTGGTTTTTCAGGCCTATTGTATTAGACATCACCGAAGCGGGTTCTAGACTCCCCTGCGTTCAGACAGTCAGCCGGTCGTTCACAACACAGGAGGATCTATTTCATGGAAAACACGTGGGGACTCAAAGAATTGACGCTCATGTTTCTCAAGCGTATCCGGGCATTTATGCCGCCCGGAAGCATCCCGGATTTCGAGCCACCGCCCCTTCCGGCAGGACTTGCCATTCCAAAGGAGGCAGAGTTGAAGAGCAGAAAGCACTTCTGCGCCGATGCTGAGGTGCTCACCCTGCCCATCGTGCTCGTCGTTCCCGGTGTGCACATTCACTTCGAGGCACCGGATGCAAAAAGCTACGTGCCCGGCGATCCCGCGTTCACGACGCCGTACTGGATCGGGCCGGTCACAGTCGATCACGACCACGCACCGGAGATTTTCCGTTCCGGTTTGCAACGTCGGGTCAGCGTGATCGAAAACGCGTGTGCTCTCTGCCAGTACTACTGGATGGGGAGCCTCAGGAGCCGTGAACCAACCTGGACAGCCCAGGTGTTCTTCGACAGCTACCGTGTCATCGGCAAGATGGCGGGAAGCGGCCCACGCCACCACGCCACGTGGGCACCCAAAGATCAGGTGGAGAATCCCCAGCACTATCTCTGCTGGGAAAAGTAACGGAAATGCAATGAATGACCGACTCAGCACTGTCCTGAACAAAAAGCGCCGTATCTGCCATCCGCATTCCGGATGACAGGGCGCTTTTCTTAAAGGCAGCAAACACTGCCAGGGGAGTGGAAGAACTCCTACACCAGTTGCGATCCGTACAGCAGCAGGCCGCCCATGACCACAGCGATGATCCCGAGGATTGGCCGGACTGCTCCGTCCCCCAGCACGCGGTCTGTGAGGTTGACCAGCACGGCGGGCCGCCATGCGGCGGTGATACCCTTGAGCAATCCCAGCCATGCGATCAGGCGGATAATGCCCGCAGGATCGGTGCCGATGCTGTAATCCGCACGGAGCGTGAGGGCGCAGAGCACGACGATCAGGGCGCCGGAGCAGCGCATGTGCAGAGTATTGCGCATAAATTCCTGCACGAAGGCGACGGTGGCCTCGCCGTTGACGAGCAGGGGAATGCCGACGAGCAGAACGAGAATGCCGGTGATTTGGGCGAAGGTTTGAAGGTCCATGATCGTGCAGTGTACACCACCCTTCACCGGTTCAACCACGTCACGCTGGCCTGCAGCACGGTGGCAAAGCTCACCCAGAGCAGGTAGGGCACCTGCGCCCACATCACCCAAGCCGAGAGGGGAGCGACGGTGCGGAGCATCCAGATGAGGGATCCCAGTACCACGAGGATATCGAGGAATGCGAGCAGATTATTCCGGAGTCCGAACTGAATGGGCGAGAAGGCTAGGTTGGCGACGAGGTTGATCCCGAACGGCACGATCACCCACGCAGACCAGTGCCCTTTGATCACCTTCCAGAGCACGAAGCTGAAGGAGATGAGGATGATGACGTACAGCACGGTCCACACGGGTCCGAAGATCCATGCCGGCGGAGCGAAGAACGGTTTCTTCTGCGCCGCGTACCAGAGGGCGGTATCTGCGGGGTTCATCCGGAATGGGGGGAACGGGATGAGGCCTTGAGTCTAGCTTTTATGGTATTCGCCCACTTCTTGCCGGGATCCCCGCCCCACAGGAACCACGCGATGAGCCCGTTACTGGGGTGATCGGGATTGCCGAAGTCTTTGCCGCGCTTATCGACCTCGTGCCGCGCGAAGAAGCTGACCATGCGCAGGATCGTGCGCTGAGAGAGGGGACGGCGGTTCTTTAAGTCCCGCGCCCGCGCCACCCCGACCATTGTTCCCCCGCGCTTCCACTTTCGGCGGAGCCGTAAACCCTCTGCGGCATAGCGGGCGACTTCGACAGGGGGGATGAAGGAGGAGGACACGGAGGAAGTATAGAGGATCTCTGCGGTTTTGATGACTGGCCGCTGATCCTCCGCTAGATTCCCTCCCTTTATGGATCTACGCGCAACGCTCGATTCCGGCCGCGTCCTGCTGCTCGATGGCGCCATGGGCACGGAGCTTCATAAGCATGGCCTGCAGGGCCAGTGCGATGCCCACCAGAAGCATCCCGGCAAGGTCATCGCCCTTCACGATGCCTACCTGAGGGCGGGGGCGCAGGCCATCACCACCAATACCTTTCTCTTGAACAGGCTCACGCCTGCCGCCGTGCGCGACAAGCCCGACCTCGATTTCTTGAATCGCGTGGGTGTGGAGCTGGCGAGGAATGTGGCCGGGGAGGACCACTTTGTTCTGGGTGGTATGGGGCCCACCGGACGGGTCTTCGACATGGATCCCCTCATGACCGATGAGGCGGTACGGGCGGCCTATCTGGCACAGGCGCAGATCCTGGCCGAAGAGGGGACAGATGGTCTCATCATCGAGACGATGACGAGTTTGCGTGAGGCACTGCTGGCCCTCGAAGCCTGCCGCGAGGTGACCGATAAGCCCGTGATTGTTTCGATGTCCTACTACACCATGAACAGGGGTATCCGGACGATGAATGGCGAGACTGCGGCGGAGTGTGCGAAGCTTCTCACAGAGAGGGGAGCGGACTCCGTCGGAACCAATTGCAGCACCTTCCTGATGCGTGAGATGGCGCAGGTGGTCGCGGCCATGCGCTCCGCTGTGACAAAGGTGCCGATCATCGCGCAGCCCAATGCCGGCCAGCCGCATGGTGAGGAGGGGACGTACATCATGACGCCGCAGGAGTTTGCGGATGGAGTAAAGCTTTGTATCGAAAAAGGTGCGACGATGGTGGGTGGGTGTTGCGGGGCGGGGCCGGAGTGTATTGCGGAGGTGGGGAAACGGCTTAGTTAATAGGAACAGTAAGCTTGGCAAGCTTGGTGGACTCGGTGCGTAAACGTTGGAACCAGCTCCAGCAGATAATATTTGAGTGGTATGAGCAGCTTCGCCATATCAATGGAAGATTCGGATTGCAGCCTCTAATAGCGCAATGGACATCTGTCTTCACATACAAGAGGAGAATGGAAACTCCAATGCGTCATGGTGTAGAATGGCGATGCAATCTATGCAAAGGAGGGTCATTAGCCTTTTCACCGGCGCAGGAGGTTTGGATATTGGCTTTGAGAAGGCAGGCTTTGAAATTTCTATTGCTGTTGAGTCCGATCCTGCTTGTTGCTCAACACTTAGAGCAAATAGGCCGTCTCTAATTGTTATTGAAGATAAGATTGAGAATATCCCATCAGAGAAGATTCTGACACTTTCAGGGCTTCAACCGCTAGAGACAGATTTAGTTATTGGCGGTCCACCTTGCCAACCATTTAGCCTAGCCGGTGAACGCAGAGGACTGGAGGACCCCAAAGGTATGTTGCTGATGGAATTCGTTCGGGTCATACGAGAGACCCTTCCTAAGGGTTTTGTGCTTGAAAATGTAAAAGGATTACTAAACTGGGACGGGGGAAGGGCGAGAGATCTACTTCTGACTGAATTGGTTAAACCAATTTCCTACAAGGGAAAAACTTATCAATACGAAGTTGAGGTCAGGCTACTTAATGCATGTGACTATGGAGTGCCACAAAAACGAGAACGCGTTGTATTTGTTGGAAATCGAATCGGCGTTAAATTCAAGTTTCCAACTCCTACGCATGCTGATAAGACTATTGCATCAATAAAGAAACTTAAGAAATATCGCACAGTTTGGGATGCAATTGGCAACTTGCCACCCCCTGATGAACCATCTGAAACAGCAAAAATGGTGGCACAGACAATTCGTGGTAGAATTGCTAAGCATGGTTACTAAGACGATAACAAATCATCAGGTTACTGCTCATGCCCCAACCACGGTTGCCAAGATTTTGAAGGTGGCGATTGGTTACAAGCTATCAGAGCAGCAGAAAACTTTTGGCTCTACTTATCGTCGCCTAGACCCATCAAAGCCATCGCCCACAGTGACAAGAAGCGGTTATCGAGACTTTATTCATCCCTACGAACATCGGATGCTCACAGTACGGGAACTGGCTTGCTTACAATCTTTTCCTTCAAATTGGGTGTTCAAAGGCGTTCGATTGGACTCATATAGTTCAAGGCGTCAAACAACGATGACTCAATTCGGACAAGTTGGTAACGCTGTTCCCCCGTTACTAGCCGAGGTAATAGCCCGGTCAATTATGGAACAGTTTTTCCCAAACTAGAGTTATGCCAAAAGTTCCAAAAGAGGTCACAAAGGAGCAGTACATGCTAAAATCCACCTTCTTCTTGGAGAAGCTTGATTCTTTTGGTTTTTTCAAACTATACGAAGATATCAAGAAGATTGCCTTTGACCATGCAAAAGCTCACTCTTGGAATGAGCGAAAAGATTGGTGCATTGATGAACAAGCTTGGGAGGCGATTAAGCGTACTAAAATTAATCCTCTCCTTGTCTTTGCACACCCCAATATTCTCAAGATTTATCCGGCAATGCTTAAATATTACCGATCAGTTGCAATGCTCCCTCAGAAAGGGCTAAGTGCCATTTCTGGCTTTAGCGGGATACGTGCTGTTGAGAATGAGAAAAAAGGAATTCCTGAGAAGAAATTAGGGCAGGTTCTATGCGCTTTAAACGAGGTGATGTCTACATTGATTAAACTTGTAAGCGCCCTTGATGAAGAAAAGATAAAGGGAATGATGTTTGCTACCGCAGGAACAACAATCGATGGTTCTTGGAGAAATCAAATCGGAAGTGAGGGGGAGAGGGTTATTCGATCATTGATCCTCAGAAAATTACTTGATAACAAAGAAGTCACCGCATTCGTTTTAAAAAATGGCAGCTCAAAGAGCACTGAAGAATGGGACAATGAAGATCCTGTGAAGCACATTAATGAAATTAAATCATTCACAAATATAAATGGAACAGTGGTGATCTTTGGCTCTGAACCAGACATTGAGTTCCGCAATAGCGAAGGTAAAGTTCTTGGCGGAGTAGAGATCAAAGCCGGATTAGATCCGGCGGGTGCGCTTGAAAGGCTTGGGGCAATGTTTAAATCTTTTGAAAACATGCTCCAACAGTATCCTGCCGCAGCAACAATCCTAATCGCTTCCTGCATTACAGATGAGGTTGGCCAGCGCTTACGTACATCACGCTCTGTGCAGCAGACTTACATAACAACGGACGTTATGAGTAATGAAAAAGGACAGGCTGATAAATTTTGCAACTCAATAAGAGGGATATTAGAGTTAGTAGAGAAAAGAATGTAACCAATTATTCTTATATCTTATAATGGTGGAGATATCGAGAATCGAACCATTGACTACTTCCCATGCATCAACCAATATTATTTCAGGAAAGCAAAAAATAGCCTTCCTGAAGGCAGGCTTATTCTTGAGAAGTCACTTTGCGATCCGCTCAGTCCAAACAAACTTTTATGCCTTTGTTCTCTTCGATGGAGGAAAGGATTTTGGGATCATGAAATTGCATCCAATCGCGCTCGTCGCGGAATTGTCTGATTTTATTGAGGACTTGCCTGATCGGATCTTGCCTATCAATTTGCATAATTAGCCTGGAAATTCTTTAGCCACTGATCTGCAGCCGGCTTTCCAAATCTTTCCAGCATACAAGAGTAAGTCGCTCCATTACAATTATAGATGAAGCAATCACTGTTATTTTCACATTTATACGACAGCAACAGAGATGAAATAGTTGCCCCACCGTATGTACCAGTAAGATCAACAGGAACTGCAATGAGACTAGCAGAATCTGCGTTACCAGTATTGTTTATGAAATTAATAATGTGAGTAGGTTTACCTGTTTTTTCAAAATAATCACCAGAGGAAGCTATTTCATCTCCAAGCAGATTAATTTTTAGCATAACTTCTTGATTAGGAGCGATTAGGCCACCGCGGCGATTAGTATCGGAAATATCAATTTGATTTTTTGATATCCTAGAGGACTTAATAAATCCGGTCTCTCGTGCGAAGTTAAAAAGAACGACAACGGGAGAATCTGATGATACTTTGCCAGATATATCTAGGTTTACCTGAGAGAATTTCCCAAGATAAATTATCTTGGGAATTTTTTCATAGTTATCTATGGAAAAAGGGTTGGAAGAAGGGACATAAGGTCCTTGAAGCAGTTCAAGAGTTCTGATATCTGAATCGGGGATTGGTTTTGGCAACACTGCTTCAGGCATTTTGGGCTTTATCCAATTAATCTCAACTAACCTGAGTCTGATAAAAGGAATAATTCTATTAATTACTGAATCAAAAACCAATAAAAATAAAACTGCTGAAATAATGAACAAAACGATTCCTTTGATAGCCGCTTTAACTTTGGCATTTAGAATCATACTTTATGAATGGAATAAATTTCATTACGCAATGTGGAATGGAACAAAGAATTATTGCAGATGCAATAAACAAAAAATTTCCAAGCCAAAGAAATACTGCTAGTAGTAGCAATTCTGTTACAGAAACATCTTTTGTATTCCAAAAAAATTTGCATACAATCCACTCGTTAAGGGAACCCGATTTCCCATGACTAATAAATAGGGGGAGAAAAATAAATACGAGAACAAAAAAACCAGTTAGAAATGAGACTTCAAGTTGAGAATATGAAATATTCACTAATTTGTTATAACAAAAAATAGATAGGCCTACTATAAGCCACAAAAGAGTCATGTTGATAATAATTAATAAGGACTTCATAAATTATGTCTGTGCTAAGTTTGATGGTCACTTGAAATTTGTGCAAGGACATTTGCGCTACTAAGTACTCTGGCAAGATTATTTCCCATGAAACTTCCTATGCACCTCCTTCAGCTGCGGATCCTTCGCTCTTGTTCAGGACAAGTTCATCACTTCCCCCGAAACTTCCCCTGCTTCCCTCCACTCCACTTCACCTCGCCGCACTCCTCTCTGAGCTCACGTCAGCCAAGACAGCGACAATGAGGATGATCACGCGCCACGTGTTCCACTCCCCGTGGTACCAATGCGCGACTGCGCTGTACCAGAGAAGGGTTAAGGGCAGAAAGATAAAGCCGAGGATCGGCCAGAGCTTTGTGACAAAAACGCCCTGAAACCATGTCGTCATCAACCAGAGTCCGGCGATCACGAATCGCGGTGCAATGAGGCCGATGAGTCCGATGATGAGTGGCATAGGTGGTGAAAGAGGGGAGTGTACACCTGCGGGCCTGTAGAGGAGGTGAGTCAGTGGTCTCTCATCTTCTGAAGCGGCAATGATCTTTACAAGCAGGTGTACGCGTGTACACTCGCAGTATGAATTTCTTGAAGAGAGAAAAGCGTGCGCGTACAATACAAGTATTCCTCCCCACGGGATTCTCCCGTGGCCCCCGGGCGGCCCGAGCCCCCGGGAATCTTTGTATGTTCACATGTCTCAACGCGTAATCGCTTTCATTGATGGTTTCATTTCTTCAGTATTCTGCTCAGGCCATTTGTCTTTTGCCCGCTGAATTCGTATGAATGCTCCAGCGCCCAAAAACATCGCATATATTGACGGCGCGAACCTACACAAGAGCATCAGTGCCCTCGGCTGGAAACTTGATTACCGTGTGTTTCGTCGCTGGCTGGAACAAAAGTACGGTGTTGAGGCTGTATACATATTCATCGGATTAATCCCTGCACAGCGTTCACTCTATCTTCGTCTCCAGGAATATGGCTACGTACTGGTCTACAAAGAAGTCACATACGACGGAGAGGGCAGAGTGAAGGGTAATTGTGATGCCGATCTTGTGCTCAAGGTCACTCAAGATTACTACGAAGGCCGGATTGCGCAGGCGATTCTCGTTGCGAGTGACGGCGACTACAGCAGTTTGGTCGCCTTTCTGAAGGAAAAGCGCGTTTTCCGTACGTTACTTTCGCCGAGTAATAATTGTTCGTTCCTCCTGCGAAAGCTCAATATCCCAATCGTCTATCTCAATATGCTCCGAGGGAAGCTGGAGAAGAAAAACCCTTAAACGAAAAAGCCCCCGTCACGGACGTATCCGTGAAAGGGTCTTCTTCATAGGGATACTCTCAGTCTACTCCCATCAACAGGATCATTTCAATA is a genomic window of Candidatus Peribacter riflensis containing:
- a CDS encoding DNA (cytosine-5-)-methyltransferase: MDICLHIQEENGNSNASWCRMAMQSMQRRVISLFTGAGGLDIGFEKAGFEISIAVESDPACCSTLRANRPSLIVIEDKIENIPSEKILTLSGLQPLETDLVIGGPPCQPFSLAGERRGLEDPKGMLLMEFVRVIRETLPKGFVLENVKGLLNWDGGRARDLLLTELVKPISYKGKTYQYEVEVRLLNACDYGVPQKRERVVFVGNRIGVKFKFPTPTHADKTIASIKKLKKYRTVWDAIGNLPPPDEPSETAKMVAQTIRGRIAKHGY
- a CDS encoding tryptophan-rich sensory protein, with protein sequence MNPADTALWYAAQKKPFFAPPAWIFGPVWTVLYVIILISFSFVLWKVIKGHWSAWVIVPFGINLVANLAFSPIQFGLRNNLLAFLDILVVLGSLIWMLRTVAPLSAWVMWAQVPYLLWVSFATVLQASVTWLNR
- a CDS encoding Homocysteine S-methyltransferase/B12 binding domain/Pterin binding enzyme → MDLRATLDSGRVLLLDGAMGTELHKHGLQGQCDAHQKHPGKVIALHDAYLRAGAQAITTNTFLLNRLTPAAVRDKPDLDFLNRVGVELARNVAGEDHFVLGGMGPTGRVFDMDPLMTDEAVRAAYLAQAQILAEEGTDGLIIETMTSLREALLALEACREVTDKPVIVSMSYYTMNRGIRTMNGETAAECAKLLTERGADSVGTNCSTFLMREMAQVVAAMRSAVTKVPIIAQPNAGQPHGEEGTYIMTPQEFADGVKLCIEKGATMVGGCCGAGPECIAEVGKRLS